Proteins co-encoded in one Bacillus infantis NRRL B-14911 genomic window:
- the aceA gene encoding isocitrate lyase codes for MVTNTAAAIQEKWEMEDRWKGIERPYSAEDVLRLRGTVQIEHTLARRGADKLWNLVHEEDFVNALGALTGNQAVQQVKAGLKAIYLSGWQVAADANLSGHMYPDQSLYPANSVPQVVKRINQALQRADQITHSEGDHSIDWFAPIVADAEAGFGGQLNVFELMKGMIEAGAAGVHFEDQLSSEKKCGHLGGKVLLPTQTAVKNLIAARLAADIMDVPTVLVARTDANAADLITSDVDPYDHAFIMGERTPEGFFRTRAGLDQAIARGLAYAPYADLIWCETSEPDLEEARRFAEAMHERFPGKLLAYNCSPSFNWKKKLDDETIAKFQKELGSMGYKFQFVTLAGFHALNHSMFELARGYKDRGMAAYSELQQREFASEEFGYTATRHQREVGTGYFDQVSMVVSGGTSSTTALKGSTEEDQFTVSQ; via the coding sequence ATGGTTACTAACACAGCTGCAGCAATTCAGGAGAAGTGGGAAATGGAGGATCGGTGGAAGGGAATTGAGCGTCCTTATTCTGCGGAGGATGTATTAAGGCTGCGAGGGACGGTTCAAATTGAACACACATTGGCCAGAAGGGGCGCCGATAAGCTGTGGAATCTGGTTCATGAGGAAGATTTTGTGAATGCACTGGGAGCACTGACAGGCAATCAGGCGGTCCAGCAGGTAAAAGCGGGTCTGAAGGCGATTTATTTGAGCGGATGGCAGGTGGCGGCAGATGCCAATCTTTCAGGCCATATGTACCCTGATCAAAGCCTTTATCCTGCCAACAGTGTTCCGCAGGTGGTCAAACGGATCAATCAGGCGCTGCAGCGGGCTGATCAGATTACACACAGCGAAGGTGACCATTCTATTGACTGGTTTGCCCCGATTGTTGCCGATGCAGAAGCCGGCTTCGGGGGGCAGCTGAATGTATTTGAGCTGATGAAAGGGATGATTGAGGCAGGAGCGGCTGGTGTCCATTTTGAAGACCAGCTTTCCTCAGAAAAGAAATGCGGCCATCTTGGCGGAAAGGTGCTCCTGCCGACACAGACAGCTGTAAAAAATCTGATCGCTGCCAGGCTGGCGGCAGATATAATGGATGTCCCGACTGTGCTGGTGGCACGGACAGATGCCAATGCGGCTGATTTGATCACAAGTGATGTTGATCCATATGATCACGCGTTCATCATGGGTGAGAGGACACCGGAAGGCTTTTTCCGGACCAGGGCAGGGCTTGATCAGGCCATCGCCCGCGGGCTTGCCTATGCCCCTTACGCGGATTTGATTTGGTGTGAGACATCCGAACCGGATCTGGAGGAGGCGAGAAGGTTTGCAGAAGCCATGCATGAAAGGTTCCCGGGAAAATTGCTTGCCTACAACTGCTCACCTTCATTCAACTGGAAGAAAAAGCTGGATGATGAAACAATAGCGAAATTCCAAAAAGAGCTCGGCAGCATGGGCTATAAATTCCAATTTGTCACACTGGCAGGATTCCATGCTTTGAACCACAGCATGTTTGAACTGGCACGGGGCTATAAAGACAGGGGGATGGCTGCCTATTCCGAGCTGCAGCAAAGAGAATTCGCCAGCGAGGAATTCGGCTATACGGCCACCCGCCATCAGCGCGAGGTGGGCACAGGTTATTTTGACCAGGTTTCCATGGTTGTTTCCGGAGGCACATCCTCAACAACTGCGCTAAAGGGTTCGACTGAGGAAGATCAGTTTACGGTGTCCCAATAG
- a CDS encoding YueI family protein, whose product MPQNVDDYVKQGMYGQKQTKPDERRKFLGTIRERIVIALTQPQVRREGTHREVEAALKENPSAHLYLNGNMNYSYLSKYIKLASKFGVEYTIVTNKEHNTEIGLVLAYDHAIDKEEIYISSDKAGKEAPEKKAKKGVAGFLKKFFKGN is encoded by the coding sequence ATGCCCCAAAATGTGGATGATTATGTGAAGCAGGGAATGTATGGGCAGAAGCAGACAAAACCGGATGAACGAAGAAAATTCCTCGGAACGATCAGGGAGCGGATTGTGATTGCACTCACCCAGCCCCAAGTCAGAAGGGAAGGGACGCACCGTGAGGTTGAAGCTGCGCTGAAGGAGAACCCGTCTGCCCATCTATACTTAAATGGGAACATGAATTACTCTTATCTGTCCAAGTATATTAAGCTCGCGTCAAAATTCGGAGTCGAATATACCATTGTTACAAACAAAGAGCACAATACGGAAATCGGTCTTGTCCTTGCTTATGATCATGCGATAGATAAGGAAGAGATTTATATTAGCAGTGACAAGGCTGGAAAGGAAGCTCCTGAGAAAAAGGCAAAAAAGGGAGTGGCTGGTTTTTTGAAGAAATTTTTCAAAGGTAATTAA
- a CDS encoding NUDIX domain-containing protein encodes MIRTASKAIIIQNGCLLAIKMHDSGEDFYVLPGGGQENGENLHANLQRECLEEIGVPVEIGSLLFVRDYIGSNHGYEPHAGQHQVEFFFACCIQDGGSPASGSIPDKNQVGIEWLPLKELADCPLFPAPIRELIIRHADGETGLPVYMGDVN; translated from the coding sequence ATGATCAGAACAGCTTCAAAAGCAATCATTATACAGAATGGCTGCCTGCTTGCCATCAAGATGCATGACAGCGGGGAGGATTTCTATGTCCTTCCGGGGGGCGGCCAGGAAAACGGTGAAAATCTGCATGCCAATCTGCAGCGCGAATGCCTGGAAGAAATCGGCGTACCTGTCGAGATCGGCAGCCTGCTGTTTGTTCGTGATTATATCGGCAGCAATCATGGCTATGAACCTCACGCAGGACAGCATCAAGTAGAATTCTTTTTTGCCTGCTGCATCCAGGACGGAGGCTCTCCGGCATCAGGAAGCATCCCGGATAAAAATCAGGTTGGAATTGAATGGCTTCCCCTAAAAGAATTGGCAGACTGCCCTTTATTTCCTGCCCCCATCAGGGAGCTGATCATCAGGCATGCAGATGGTGAAACAGGGCTGCCTGTTTATATGGGGGATGTCAATTGA
- a CDS encoding cupin domain-containing protein, with the protein MKLFRFDSDGKEVSKFGSLNSYYTLLSREITVTVGCMHLKEDSVLGMHPAACPQLFLIVSGEGWVRIADGERIAVGPGTAVFWEDGEEHESGSALGMTAVIIEGPGLEPSSQLQPL; encoded by the coding sequence ATGAAGCTATTTCGATTTGATTCAGACGGCAAAGAGGTTTCAAAATTTGGCAGCCTGAACAGCTATTATACTCTATTATCCAGAGAAATCACGGTTACGGTAGGCTGCATGCATCTGAAGGAGGACAGCGTCCTTGGCATGCATCCTGCGGCCTGCCCGCAGCTTTTCCTGATTGTTTCGGGGGAGGGCTGGGTAAGGATTGCTGATGGAGAGCGAATAGCTGTAGGTCCTGGAACGGCTGTTTTCTGGGAAGATGGGGAAGAACATGAATCCGGCTCTGCTCTTGGCATGACCGCCGTTATTATTGAAGGCCCCGGACTTGAGCCTTCTTCGCAGCTTCAGCCTCTCTGA
- a CDS encoding MFS transporter — translation MEAKKVYYRLTGIRAFLFQVIFTVNAIYFVVEAGLNPLQLVLIGTIMELSIVLFEVPTGVIADHVSRKKSVIIGTILLGLAHLLEGAVPAFWGIASAYAVWGLGYTFLSGAEEAWIADEVEGKGLDKVFLKGSQIASIGKIAGIIASMIISMLFSVQAAILIAGGSFIILAVWLWFRMPEERFEKLEREESSQLRQLAGAIHKGYRTVKGHPVLAGMAGIALMWGLASEGFDRLWAAHFLEDIQLAGSSAVLWFGLINGIALLLNIGVVEWISRRLNGEGEQTYVRLLLLVNGALAASTLIFALSGELWLALASYWASFTLRGLNSPLYSIWLNQMLEPKGRATMLSLFGQLDAIGQIAGGPLVGWIAFSISIQAGLFATGLLTVPVLIFLCIAGRYASSRGVSKSSGQEGAG, via the coding sequence ATGGAGGCAAAAAAAGTATATTATAGGCTGACGGGAATTCGGGCATTTTTATTTCAAGTCATTTTTACCGTAAATGCGATTTATTTTGTTGTGGAGGCTGGGCTTAATCCGCTCCAGCTTGTCCTGATCGGGACGATTATGGAATTGTCCATTGTGCTGTTTGAAGTGCCGACAGGAGTCATAGCTGATCATGTCAGCAGAAAGAAATCCGTTATCATAGGAACGATCCTGCTCGGACTGGCCCATCTTCTGGAGGGGGCAGTGCCTGCATTTTGGGGAATCGCATCAGCTTATGCTGTCTGGGGCCTGGGATACACATTTCTCAGCGGTGCGGAAGAAGCATGGATTGCCGACGAAGTGGAAGGAAAAGGTCTTGATAAGGTTTTTCTAAAAGGATCGCAGATTGCCTCTATTGGCAAAATTGCCGGTATCATAGCAAGCATGATTATATCCATGCTCTTTTCAGTTCAGGCAGCGATTCTGATTGCGGGCGGTTCTTTCATTATATTGGCTGTCTGGCTCTGGTTTCGGATGCCTGAAGAACGATTTGAAAAGCTGGAGCGTGAAGAATCATCCCAGCTCCGGCAGCTTGCCGGAGCCATACACAAAGGATACAGGACAGTGAAGGGCCATCCGGTTCTTGCCGGCATGGCTGGCATTGCCCTTATGTGGGGGCTCGCAAGCGAAGGTTTCGACAGGCTGTGGGCTGCCCATTTTCTGGAGGATATTCAGCTTGCCGGGAGCTCTGCAGTTCTCTGGTTCGGATTGATCAATGGGATTGCATTGCTTCTGAATATCGGGGTGGTCGAGTGGATCAGCAGGAGGCTGAATGGGGAAGGGGAGCAGACATATGTCCGCCTGCTGCTCCTCGTGAACGGAGCTCTCGCGGCCAGCACACTGATTTTTGCGCTTAGCGGGGAGCTTTGGCTTGCCCTTGCCTCTTATTGGGCCAGTTTTACACTGAGAGGCCTTAACAGCCCGCTTTACAGCATCTGGCTTAATCAAATGCTTGAGCCAAAGGGAAGGGCCACCATGCTTTCACTGTTCGGACAGCTTGATGCAATCGGACAGATTGCAGGGGGGCCGCTTGTTGGCTGGATCGCGTTTTCGATTTCCATCCAGGCCGGATTATTTGCAACAGGTCTGCTTACTGTACCGGTCCTGATTTTTCTTTGCATCGCCGGCCGCTATGCGAGCAGCCGCGGAGTGTCCAAGTCATCCGGACAGGAAGGTGCAGGATGA
- the gatC gene encoding Asp-tRNA(Asn)/Glu-tRNA(Gln) amidotransferase subunit GatC: MSRISEDQVRHVAHLARLEISDEEAARMQKELEKMLSFAEQLSELDTEKVEPTSHVLDIKNVFREDIAKEGLPQEEVLKNAPDHQDGQIKVPSILE; the protein is encoded by the coding sequence ATGTCTAGAATATCAGAAGATCAGGTCAGGCATGTAGCCCACCTGGCACGTTTGGAGATTTCGGATGAGGAAGCAGCGCGGATGCAAAAAGAGCTGGAAAAAATGCTTTCTTTTGCAGAGCAGCTTAGTGAACTTGACACAGAGAAGGTTGAGCCAACTTCCCATGTACTGGATATCAAGAATGTATTCCGGGAAGATATCGCGAAAGAAGGGCTGCCGCAGGAGGAAGTGCTGAAAAACGCGCCGGACCACCAGGATGGGCAAATTAAGGTGCCATCCATACTGGAATAG
- the gatA gene encoding Asp-tRNA(Asn)/Glu-tRNA(Gln) amidotransferase subunit GatA, producing MSLFDHKVSELHELLHKKEISVSDLVEQSFKRIGEVDSQVGAFLTLNEEEARRQAKRLDEKLGTEESKGLLFGMPIGIKDNIVTKGLRTTSASKILEDFDPIYNATVMDHLHNAETITIGKLNMDEFAMGSSNENSGFGNVRNPWNLEKVPGGSSGGSAAAVAAGEVPFALGSDTGGSIRQPASYCGVVGLKPTYGRVSRFGLVAFASSLDQIGPITRNVEDNAYLLQAISGLDPNDSTSADVPVDHYAGALTGDVKGLRIAVPKEYLAEGVDEEVRQSVLDALKVLENLGAVWEEVSLPHSKYALAAYYLLSSSEASANLARFDGVRYGYRSPDAETLMELYKKSRAQGFGDEVKRRIMLGTFALSSGYYDAYYKKAQKVRTLIKKDFEEVFQSYDVIIGPTAPTPAFNIGENIDDPLTMYANDILTIPVNLAGAPAISVPCGYSNGMPLGLQIIGKYFDESTIYRTAHAFEQATDFHKQKPGL from the coding sequence ATGAGTTTGTTTGATCATAAAGTTTCAGAGCTCCATGAACTTTTACATAAAAAAGAAATTTCCGTATCTGATCTGGTTGAGCAGTCTTTTAAGCGGATTGGGGAAGTAGACAGCCAAGTGGGGGCATTCCTGACCTTGAATGAGGAAGAAGCACGGCGGCAGGCAAAGCGCTTAGACGAAAAGCTGGGCACGGAAGAATCGAAGGGCCTCCTTTTTGGCATGCCGATCGGCATTAAAGATAATATTGTCACGAAGGGACTGAGAACCACCAGTGCCAGCAAGATCCTCGAAGATTTCGACCCGATCTATAATGCGACTGTTATGGATCATTTACATAATGCCGAGACCATCACGATTGGAAAACTGAATATGGATGAATTCGCGATGGGTTCCTCAAACGAGAATTCAGGATTCGGAAATGTCCGCAATCCATGGAATCTTGAGAAAGTGCCAGGCGGCTCTTCAGGCGGCTCGGCTGCAGCGGTCGCAGCAGGGGAAGTGCCTTTTGCCCTTGGGTCAGATACAGGGGGATCCATCAGACAGCCTGCTTCCTATTGCGGAGTGGTTGGGTTAAAGCCTACCTATGGGCGTGTTTCCCGGTTCGGTCTTGTTGCGTTTGCCTCATCCCTTGATCAGATCGGCCCAATAACCAGGAATGTTGAAGATAATGCTTACCTTCTTCAGGCGATTTCCGGTCTGGACCCGAATGACTCTACCTCAGCAGATGTTCCTGTCGATCATTACGCCGGCGCCCTGACCGGAGATGTGAAGGGTCTGCGAATCGCTGTGCCAAAAGAGTACCTTGCTGAAGGTGTGGATGAAGAAGTCCGCCAGTCAGTCCTCGATGCGCTTAAGGTGCTGGAGAATCTGGGAGCTGTATGGGAAGAAGTATCCCTCCCGCATTCCAAGTATGCTCTGGCTGCCTATTATCTGCTTTCATCATCAGAAGCGTCCGCCAACCTTGCCCGCTTTGACGGTGTCAGGTACGGCTACCGCTCTCCGGATGCTGAAACATTGATGGAGCTTTACAAAAAGTCGCGCGCCCAGGGCTTCGGCGATGAGGTGAAAAGAAGGATCATGCTCGGAACCTTCGCCTTAAGCTCAGGCTATTATGACGCTTATTATAAAAAAGCACAAAAGGTCCGCACTTTAATTAAAAAGGATTTCGAAGAGGTATTTCAATCTTATGATGTCATCATCGGGCCTACAGCGCCGACTCCGGCATTCAATATCGGGGAGAATATAGACGATCCGCTGACTATGTATGCCAATGATATATTAACTATCCCTGTTAACCTGGCCGGTGCGCCTGCCATTTCGGTTCCGTGCGGATATTCGAATGGCATGCCGCTCGGACTGCAGATCATCGGCAAGTATTTTGACGAGAGCACGATCTACAGAACAGCTCATGCCTTTGAGCAGGCAACTGACTTCCATAAGCAAAAGCCGGGACTGTAA
- the gatB gene encoding Asp-tRNA(Asn)/Glu-tRNA(Gln) amidotransferase subunit GatB encodes MNYETVIGLEVHVELKTDSKIFSASPNHFGAEPNTNTSVVELGYPGVLPVLNRKVVDYGMKASMALNCQIADVTKFDRKNYFYPDNPKAYQISQFDKPIGEHGWIEIEVDGYKKKIGITRIHLEEDAGKLNHEKGYSLCDYNRQGTPLIEIVSEPDIRTANEAYAYLEKLKSIIQYTGVSDCKMEEGSLRCDANISIRPVGQEEFGTKTELKNLNSFNFVRKGIEYEAKRQEEVLLAGGTIQQETRRYDESTNTTLLMRVKEGSDDYRYFPEPDLTDIYIDQEWKDRIRAEIPELPDARQKRYVEELGLPAYDAAVLTVTKETADFFEAAVEAGADAKQASNWLMGEVSAYLNAEQKELADVKLTPENLAGMIKLIENGTISSKIAKKVFKELIENGGTAEAIVKEKGLVQISDEGALLQYVTDALDANPQSIDDFKAGKQKATGFLVGQIMKASKGQANPQMINKLLMQEITKR; translated from the coding sequence ATGAACTATGAAACGGTTATTGGACTTGAGGTCCATGTTGAATTAAAAACAGATTCGAAAATCTTTTCCGCGAGCCCGAACCATTTCGGGGCGGAACCCAATACAAACACAAGCGTTGTGGAACTCGGCTATCCCGGCGTGCTGCCGGTGCTTAACCGGAAAGTGGTCGATTACGGGATGAAAGCGAGCATGGCGCTGAACTGCCAAATAGCTGATGTAACGAAATTTGACCGCAAAAACTATTTTTATCCGGATAATCCAAAGGCCTATCAGATCTCACAGTTTGATAAGCCGATTGGTGAGCATGGCTGGATTGAAATAGAAGTGGACGGATATAAGAAAAAAATCGGAATCACCCGGATCCATCTGGAAGAGGATGCCGGCAAGCTGAATCATGAAAAAGGCTATTCCCTCTGCGATTACAACCGCCAGGGAACCCCGCTGATTGAAATCGTGTCAGAGCCTGATATCAGGACAGCCAATGAAGCCTATGCTTATCTCGAAAAACTGAAAAGCATCATTCAATATACGGGTGTTTCTGATTGTAAAATGGAAGAAGGATCGCTCAGATGTGATGCGAATATTTCCATCAGGCCAGTTGGCCAGGAGGAATTCGGCACTAAGACCGAGCTGAAAAATCTGAACTCTTTCAACTTTGTCAGAAAAGGGATTGAGTATGAAGCAAAGCGCCAGGAGGAGGTGCTTCTTGCCGGAGGTACGATCCAGCAGGAAACCCGCCGTTATGACGAGTCTACTAATACGACCCTGCTTATGCGTGTAAAAGAGGGTTCTGATGATTACCGCTATTTCCCTGAACCTGATCTGACGGATATTTACATAGACCAGGAGTGGAAGGACCGGATCCGTGCCGAGATTCCGGAGCTGCCGGACGCGAGGCAAAAGCGTTATGTAGAAGAGCTTGGCCTCCCTGCTTATGATGCTGCAGTCCTGACGGTAACAAAGGAGACAGCTGACTTCTTCGAGGCAGCGGTCGAAGCAGGAGCGGACGCCAAGCAGGCATCAAATTGGCTGATGGGTGAAGTGTCTGCCTACTTGAATGCGGAGCAGAAAGAGCTGGCTGATGTAAAGCTGACACCGGAGAACCTGGCCGGGATGATCAAGCTGATTGAAAACGGGACAATCTCCAGCAAAATCGCTAAAAAGGTCTTCAAGGAGCTCATCGAAAATGGCGGGACCGCGGAAGCCATCGTCAAGGAGAAGGGCCTCGTCCAGATTTCTGACGAAGGAGCGCTCCTTCAATATGTGACAGATGCACTTGATGCAAATCCGCAATCGATCGATGACTTCAAGGCAGGCAAACAAAAAGCAACCGGGTTCCTGGTCGGGCAGATCATGAAAGCCTCCAAGGGACAGGCTAATCCCCAAATGATCAACAAGCTGCTGATGCAGGAAATAACAAAACGATAG
- a CDS encoding thioredoxin family protein, with protein MELKDWFAKGLTFSEYVEGMSVNKQEMESIENKFSLTEEEEAKLGNVKGKGLKVIVLTEDWCGDAMLNIPILMHIARETDMETRFILRDENLELMDQYLTNGTARSIPIFIFIDGDGQEKAVWGPRAETVQAFVDNERAQLPSADSEDFKEKQGIMFKKMKAAYQEDEQVWHDVAASIIAKLQ; from the coding sequence ATGGAATTGAAAGACTGGTTTGCGAAGGGACTGACCTTCTCTGAATATGTGGAAGGTATGAGTGTTAATAAGCAGGAGATGGAAAGCATAGAAAATAAGTTTTCTCTTACAGAAGAGGAAGAGGCCAAGCTGGGGAATGTGAAGGGAAAAGGATTAAAAGTGATTGTCCTGACAGAGGACTGGTGCGGGGATGCGATGCTTAATATTCCGATCCTTATGCATATAGCAAGAGAGACGGATATGGAGACAAGGTTCATTCTGCGGGATGAAAATCTTGAGCTGATGGATCAGTATTTAACCAATGGAACGGCACGTTCAATTCCTATTTTTATCTTCATCGATGGAGACGGACAGGAAAAGGCTGTATGGGGCCCGCGGGCAGAGACCGTTCAGGCCTTTGTCGATAATGAACGGGCGCAGCTTCCATCAGCCGACAGTGAAGACTTCAAAGAAAAGCAAGGCATCATGTTTAAAAAGATGAAAGCGGCATACCAGGAAGATGAACAGGTCTGGCATGATGTGGCAGCAAGCATTATAGCTAAACTTCAATAA
- a CDS encoding NUDIX hydrolase — protein MNSILIASTAVLMDGRLLMIKEQKNEAGPTWNFPSGHVEPGEDIISAARRETKEETGLDIKIAESAGIFQFTSRTGHPILLFQFLAEFAGGTIKLENGMTEYKWMTAQEILSMDDNGLREPGVIKQIARSILKQSYIPLSFFHTIS, from the coding sequence ATGAATTCTATCTTGATTGCAAGCACTGCCGTCCTGATGGATGGCCGCCTGCTCATGATTAAGGAACAAAAAAATGAGGCTGGTCCCACCTGGAATTTCCCCTCCGGCCATGTGGAGCCCGGGGAAGATATAATTTCGGCCGCCCGGCGGGAAACAAAAGAAGAAACAGGGCTGGATATTAAAATTGCGGAATCGGCAGGAATCTTCCAGTTTACCAGCAGGACAGGCCACCCTATTCTCCTTTTTCAATTTCTTGCTGAATTTGCCGGCGGCACTATTAAATTAGAAAATGGGATGACAGAATATAAATGGATGACAGCTCAGGAAATTCTCAGCATGGACGATAACGGGCTGCGGGAGCCCGGTGTAATCAAGCAAATAGCCCGCTCTATACTGAAACAAAGTTATATCCCTCTCTCTTTCTTTCATACCATCTCTTAA
- a CDS encoding dicarboxylate/amino acid:cation symporter, with protein sequence MKEKLKAYRFPIILFASIIIGSIIGFVFGEKAEVIKPLGDLFLNLLFMLVVPLVFFTISSAIANMNSMKRLGKIMGSMMVVFIATGIIASIVMLVAVTAFPPAQGTDIPLTQPENTEELSLPDQLVKTFTVPDFIEIFSRKNMLALIVFSVLVGVASGLSGEKGRPFTKFLVSGSEVFMRLINLVMYYAPIGLGAYFASLIGVFGPELLGDYARAVIVYYPAAILYFLIGFTLYAFIAGGRRGVARFWKNIFSPAATALATGSSVGSLPVNLQAAKRIGVPKDIRETVLPLGATIHMDGSCLAAILKISFVFGIFNMDFTGLDTFLTAIGISLLAGTVMSGVPGGGFIGEMMIITLYGLPIEALPIISAIGVVVDPPATAVNVTGDTVSSMLVTKQLEGKDWMDKHFEKEEEAII encoded by the coding sequence ATGAAGGAAAAATTAAAAGCATACCGCTTTCCCATTATCCTGTTTGCTTCAATTATCATTGGAAGCATTATCGGGTTCGTTTTCGGAGAAAAAGCGGAAGTAATCAAGCCGCTTGGGGACTTATTCTTAAATCTCTTATTTATGTTAGTAGTACCGCTCGTCTTTTTCACAATCTCATCGGCTATCGCCAATATGAACAGCATGAAGCGGCTCGGAAAAATCATGGGCAGCATGATGGTTGTATTCATTGCTACAGGCATTATTGCCTCTATTGTAATGCTGGTTGCGGTAACAGCCTTCCCGCCGGCCCAGGGGACTGACATCCCTCTGACACAGCCGGAAAATACAGAAGAGCTGAGCCTGCCCGATCAGTTGGTCAAAACCTTTACTGTGCCTGACTTTATTGAAATCTTCTCCCGCAAGAATATGCTCGCTTTAATAGTCTTTTCAGTCCTGGTTGGGGTGGCTTCAGGCCTTTCTGGTGAAAAAGGACGCCCTTTCACAAAGTTTCTGGTCAGCGGTTCAGAAGTCTTTATGAGGCTGATCAATCTTGTCATGTATTATGCACCCATTGGACTTGGCGCTTACTTTGCGTCACTGATAGGCGTATTCGGTCCTGAACTTCTCGGAGATTATGCCCGTGCCGTAATCGTCTATTACCCTGCTGCCATTCTTTATTTCCTGATCGGCTTTACGCTTTATGCCTTTATTGCCGGGGGACGGAGAGGAGTGGCCCGCTTTTGGAAAAATATCTTTTCCCCTGCTGCCACCGCTCTTGCCACTGGAAGCAGCGTTGGCTCATTGCCTGTTAACCTGCAGGCCGCCAAACGAATCGGCGTGCCTAAAGATATTAGGGAAACCGTTCTTCCGCTCGGCGCAACCATTCATATGGATGGCTCCTGCCTGGCGGCCATATTGAAGATATCTTTTGTATTCGGCATTTTCAATATGGATTTCACTGGCCTGGACACCTTCTTAACGGCAATCGGCATCTCTCTGCTTGCAGGGACAGTCATGAGCGGTGTGCCAGGAGGAGGCTTTATTGGCGAGATGATGATCATCACACTTTACGGCCTGCCAATTGAGGCGCTTCCGATCATTTCAGCAATCGGCGTAGTGGTCGATCCGCCAGCCACTGCCGTCAATGTCACCGGAGATACTGTTTCCAGCATGCTTGTCACCAAACAGCTCGAAGGGAAAGACTGGATGGATAAACACTTTGAAAAAGAAGAGGAAGCTATCATTTAA
- the plsY gene encoding glycerol-3-phosphate 1-O-acyltransferase PlsY, producing MNFAILAAAYLIGSIPTALLIGRWLFQIDIREHGSNNPGATNTVRVLGKRAGIAVLLIDAGKGALAAGLPLLLHTDLDPLYTGLIAVAGHCFPIFAGFRGGKAIATTAGVLLVANAWMFLAAYAAFVGVIYATKYVFFGSISVGIALFIFSLFQPGWTHELIFFFFTIFLIILHRSNISNFRQNKEPKINDKNLKNDRIPAKKGPKQA from the coding sequence ATGAATTTTGCTATTCTTGCAGCCGCCTATTTGATCGGCTCGATTCCAACCGCTCTTCTGATTGGCAGGTGGCTGTTCCAAATCGACATACGTGAGCATGGCAGCAATAATCCCGGGGCAACCAACACCGTGCGGGTCCTTGGAAAGCGGGCCGGGATTGCCGTCCTTCTCATTGATGCAGGCAAGGGGGCACTTGCCGCAGGTCTGCCTCTCCTTCTTCATACTGACCTGGATCCGCTCTACACCGGACTGATTGCGGTTGCGGGCCACTGCTTCCCTATTTTCGCTGGCTTCCGCGGAGGCAAAGCCATTGCAACAACCGCAGGGGTGCTGCTGGTTGCCAATGCCTGGATGTTTCTGGCGGCCTATGCAGCGTTTGTCGGAGTCATTTATGCAACAAAATATGTATTTTTCGGTTCAATCTCTGTCGGAATTGCCCTTTTCATTTTTTCTTTATTTCAGCCCGGTTGGACCCATGAACTTATATTTTTCTTTTTTACAATCTTTCTGATCATCCTGCACCGTTCAAACATCTCAAACTTCCGCCAAAATAAAGAGCCAAAGATCAATGACAAAAACTTAAAGAATGACAGGATACCTGCGAAAAAAGGGCCGAAGCAGGCTTGA